In Trifolium pratense cultivar HEN17-A07 linkage group LG7, ARS_RC_1.1, whole genome shotgun sequence, a genomic segment contains:
- the LOC123899860 gene encoding calcium-transporting ATPase 9, plasma membrane-type-like isoform X2, giving the protein MTTTDTTSRGSTSSSNGLLTVTIASSTHPHGLSANEDDDDLLVDPDDPFNITQTKNAPPQTLKRWRQAAFVLNASRRFRYTLDLKKEEEKEQKKSMIRAHALVIRAALLFRLAGERELVTRSTSVAPTTAGGDYAVGLEQLVSMSKNQNISALQQYGGVKGLSDSLKSDLDKGISGDDVDLSRRKNAFGTNTYPRKKGRSLWRFLWEAWQDLTLIILIIAAAVSLVLGIKTEGLEEGWYDGGSIAFAVLLVIVVTAVSDYRQSLQFQNLNAEKQNIQLEAIRGGRTIKISIFEIVVGDVLPLKIGDQVPADGVLITGHSLAIDESSMTGESKIVHKDQKAPFLMSGCKVADGVGSMLVTSVGINTEWGLLMATISEDTGEETPLQVRLNGVATFIGIVGLTVAAAVLVVLLGRYFSGNTKDLDGKVQFVAGETSISDAVDASIKIFTIAVTIVVVAVPEGLPLAVTLTLAYSMRKMMADKALVRRLSACETMGSATTICSDKTGTLTLNQMTVVEAYVGRKKLNPPDDSSKLHSEVLSLINEGIAQNTTGNIFVPKDGGETEVSGSPTEKAILSWALKLGMNFELIRSSTKIIHVFPFNSEKKRGGVAVKLADSGVHIHWKGAAEIVLGTCTQYLDSDGHRQSIEEEKAFFKKAIDDMAAQSLRCVAIAYRSYESDKIPSKEEDLDQWTLPEHELVLVAIVGIKDPCRPGVKEAVRLCTEAGVKVRMVTGDNPQTAKAIALECGILVSTEDAVEPNVIEGKTFRQFSEKEREEVAKKITVMGRSSPNDKLLLVQALRKGGEVVAVTGDGTNDAPALHEADIGLSMGIQGTEVAKESSDIIILDDNFASVVKLLWVNLIMDTLGALALATEPPTDSLMHRSPVGRREPLITNIMWRNLFVQALYQVIVLLVLNFGGESILRQDSRTHTLQVKNTLIFNAFVLCQIFNEFNARKPEGMNVFKGVTKNRLFMGIVGMTFILQIIIIEFLGKFTTTVRLNSMQWLACLCIGLFSWPLAILGKLIPVPKTPLSRCVLKVFRRLKKSRTA; this is encoded by the exons ATGACAACGACGGATACAACATCACGCGGTTCAACTTCGTCCTCCAATGGACTCCTCACCGTCACCATTGCCAGCAGCACTCACCCTCACGGCCTCTCTGCTAACGAGGATGACGACGACCTCCTCGTTGATCCCGACGATCCTTTCAACATTACTCAAACCAAGAATGCTCCTCCCCAAACCCTCAAGCGTTGGCGA cAAGCAGCATTTGTGCTCAATGCGTCCAGGCGTTTTAGATATACTCTCGACTTGAAAAaggaagaggagaaagagcAAAAGAAAAGCATGATCAGAGCTCATGCACTAGTCATCAGa GCAGCTTTGCTTTTCAGATTGGCCGGTGAACGCGAACTAG TAACAAGAAGTACATCAGTGGCACCCACAACTGCAGGTGGTGACTATGCAGTTGGACTCGAACAACTTGTTTCAATGTCCAAGAATCAAAATATTTCTGCTTTACAACAATATGGAGGG GTTAAAGGCTTATCAGATTCTCTAAAATCAGATCTGGATAAAGGGATTAGTGGAGATGACGTTGATCTATCAAGGAGGAAAAATGCATTTGGAACTAATACATATCCTCGGAAAAAGGGTAGAAGTTTATGG AGGTTTCTATGGGAAGCTTGGCAAGATCTGACCCTTATAATATTGATTATAGCAGCAGCAGTATCATTAGTGCTTGGAATAAAAACAGAG GGTTTGGAAGAAGGATGGTATGATGGAGGAAGCATTGCTTTTGCAGTTTTACTTGTCATTGTAGTTACAG CTGTCAGTGATTATCGGCAATCTCTTCAGTTTCAGAACTTGAACgcagaaaaacaaaatatacaaCTGGAG GCCATAAGAGGTGGTAGaacaataaaaatatcgatATTTGAAATTGTTGTTGGTGATGTACTGCCCCTTAAAATAGGAGATCAG GTTCCGGCTGACGGAGTTTTAATTACTGGTCACTCACTTGCCATTGATGAATCCAGTATGACTGGTGAAAGCAAGATT GTTCACAAGGATCAAAAAGCACCATTTTTAATGTCAGGTTGCAAAGTAGCAGATGGAGTTGGTTCTATGCTG GTAACTAGTGTTGGTATAAATACTGAGTGGGGATTGTTGATGGCAACTATCTCAGAGGATACTGGAGAAGAGACTCCATTACAG GTACGATTGAATGGAGTAGCAACTTTTATTGGTATCGTTGGGCTTACTGTAGCTGCAGCTGTTCTTGTAGTCCTCTTGGGAAG ATACTTTTCTGGCAATACGAAAGATTTAGATGGAAAAGTTCAATTTGTTGCTGGAGAGACTAGCATCAGCGATGCTGTAGATGCGAGCATCAAAATTTTTACCATTGCA GTAACAATTGTGGTTGTTGCAGTGCCAGAAGGTCTACCTTTAGCAGTTACCTTAAC CCTGGCATACTCGATGCGGAAGATGATGGCAGACAAAGCCTTG GTACGAAGGTTGTCAGCTTGCGAAACCATGGGATCTGCTACGACAATTTGCAGCGATAAAACTGGAACTTTGACCTTAAACCAG ATGACTGTAGTTGAGGCATATGTTGGGAGGAAGAAATTAAATCCACCAGATGACTCGTCAAAATTGCATTCAGAAGTTTTATCTCTGATAAATGAAGGCATAGCGCAAAATACAACAGGCAATATTTTTGTCCCTAAG GATGGTGGAGAGACAGAGGTTTCAGGATCTCCTACAGAGAAGGCAATTCTATCATGGGCTCTGAAG TTGGGAATGAATTTTGAACTTATCAGATCAAGTACAAAGATTATCCATGTCTTCCCCTTTAATTCTGAGAAAAAGCGAGGTGGTGTTGCTGTGAAACTG GCGGACTCTGGAGTGCATATACATTGGAAAGGAGCTGCTGAGATAGTTCTAGGAACATGTACCCAATATCTTGATTCAGATGGTCACCGGCAATCTATTGAAGAAGAGAAG GCATTCTTCAAGAAGGCAATTGATGACATGGCTGCTCAGAGCTTGCGTTGTGTTGCTATTGCATACAGATCATATGAATCGGACAAAATTCCATCTAAGGAGGAGGATTTAGACCAGTGGACCTTACCCGAACACGAGCTTGTTTTGGTTGCTATTGTTGGAATAAAg GATCCTTGCCGCCCTGGAGTCAAAGAAGCTGTGAGATTATGTACTGAGGCTGGTGTTAAG GTACGCATGGTTACTGGGGACAATCCTCAAACAGCAAAAGCAATAGCTTTGGAGTGTGGAATACTGGTTTCAACTGAAGATGCAGTCGAGCCAAATGTAATTGAAGGAAAGACATTCCGTCAATTCTCTGAAAAGGAAAGGGAAGAAGTTGCTAAGAAAATAACT gtGATGGGAAGATCATCTCCAAATGACAAGCTTTTGCTTGTGCAAGCACTACGTAAAGGAGGTGAAGTTGTTGCTGTCACAGGAGATGGAACTAATGATGCCCCTGCTCTTCATGAG GCAGATATTGGTCTTTCTATGGGTATCCAAGGAACTGAAGTTGCAAAAGAAAGCTCAGATATTATAATCTTGGATGATAACTTTGCATCAGTAGTAAAG CTTCTGTGGGTTAACCTTATTATGGACACACTTGGGGCACTTGCTCTGGCTACCGAGCCACCGACTGACAGCCTTATGCACAGATCACCAGTTGGCCGAAG GGAACCTCTTATAACGAATATCATGTGGAGGAACTTGTTCGTAcag GCTCTTTATCAAGTGATTGTTCTTCTGGTTCTTAACTTTGGTGGTGAAAGTATTCTACGTCAAGATTCTAGGACTCATACCTTACAAGTGAAGAATACTTTAATTTTCAACGCATTCGTCCTGTGCCAA ATATTCAATGAATTCAATGCTCGAAAGCCGGAAGGAATGAATGTCTTCAAGGGAGTGACTAAGAACCGTCTCTTCATGGGAATTGTTGGAATGACCTTTATACTTCAG ATAATCATCATCGAGTTCCTTGGGAAGTTCACAACGACAGTGAGGCTTAATTCGATGCAGTGGCTTGCTTGTCTTTGTATTGGGCTGTTCAG CTGGCCACTTGCAATACTTGGAAAATTAATTCCAGTTCCCAAAACACCATTGTCACGATGCGTCTTGAAGGTGTTTAGGCGCTTGAAGAAATCTAGGACTGCATAA
- the LOC123899860 gene encoding calcium-transporting ATPase 9, plasma membrane-type-like isoform X1 produces MTTTDTTSRGSTSSSNGLLTVTIASSTHPHGLSANEDDDDLLVDPDDPFNITQTKNAPPQTLKRWRQAAFVLNASRRFRYTLDLKKEEEKEQKKSMIRAHALVIRAALLFRLAGERELVTRSTSVAPTTAGGDYAVGLEQLVSMSKNQNISALQQYGGVKGLSDSLKSDLDKGISGDDVDLSRRKNAFGTNTYPRKKGRSLWRFLWEAWQDLTLIILIIAAAVSLVLGIKTEGLEEGWYDGGSIAFAVLLVIVVTAVSDYRQSLQFQNLNAEKQNIQLEAIRGGRTIKISIFEIVVGDVLPLKIGDQVPADGVLITGHSLAIDESSMTGESKIVHKDQKAPFLMSGCKVADGVGSMLVTSVGINTEWGLLMATISEDTGEETPLQVRLNGVATFIGIVGLTVAAAVLVVLLGRYFSGNTKDLDGKVQFVAGETSISDAVDASIKIFTIAVTIVVVAVPEGLPLAVTLTLAYSMRKMMADKALVRRLSACETMGSATTICSDKTGTLTLNQMTVVEAYVGRKKLNPPDDSSKLHSEVLSLINEGIAQNTTGNIFVPKDGGETEVSGSPTEKAILSWALKLGMNFELIRSSTKIIHVFPFNSEKKRGGVAVKLADSGVHIHWKGAAEIVLGTCTQYLDSDGHRQSIEEEKAFFKKAIDDMAAQSLRCVAIAYRSYESDKIPSKEEDLDQWTLPEHELVLVAIVGIKDPCRPGVKEAVRLCTEAGVKVRMVTGDNPQTAKAIALECGILVSTEDAVEPNVIEGKTFRQFSEKEREEVAKKITVMGRSSPNDKLLLVQALRKGGEVVAVTGDGTNDAPALHEADIGLSMGIQGTEVAKESSDIIILDDNFASVVKVVRWGRSVYANIQKFIQFQLTVNVAALVINVVAAVSAGEVPLNAVQLLWVNLIMDTLGALALATEPPTDSLMHRSPVGRREPLITNIMWRNLFVQALYQVIVLLVLNFGGESILRQDSRTHTLQVKNTLIFNAFVLCQIFNEFNARKPEGMNVFKGVTKNRLFMGIVGMTFILQIIIIEFLGKFTTTVRLNSMQWLACLCIGLFSWPLAILGKLIPVPKTPLSRCVLKVFRRLKKSRTA; encoded by the exons ATGACAACGACGGATACAACATCACGCGGTTCAACTTCGTCCTCCAATGGACTCCTCACCGTCACCATTGCCAGCAGCACTCACCCTCACGGCCTCTCTGCTAACGAGGATGACGACGACCTCCTCGTTGATCCCGACGATCCTTTCAACATTACTCAAACCAAGAATGCTCCTCCCCAAACCCTCAAGCGTTGGCGA cAAGCAGCATTTGTGCTCAATGCGTCCAGGCGTTTTAGATATACTCTCGACTTGAAAAaggaagaggagaaagagcAAAAGAAAAGCATGATCAGAGCTCATGCACTAGTCATCAGa GCAGCTTTGCTTTTCAGATTGGCCGGTGAACGCGAACTAG TAACAAGAAGTACATCAGTGGCACCCACAACTGCAGGTGGTGACTATGCAGTTGGACTCGAACAACTTGTTTCAATGTCCAAGAATCAAAATATTTCTGCTTTACAACAATATGGAGGG GTTAAAGGCTTATCAGATTCTCTAAAATCAGATCTGGATAAAGGGATTAGTGGAGATGACGTTGATCTATCAAGGAGGAAAAATGCATTTGGAACTAATACATATCCTCGGAAAAAGGGTAGAAGTTTATGG AGGTTTCTATGGGAAGCTTGGCAAGATCTGACCCTTATAATATTGATTATAGCAGCAGCAGTATCATTAGTGCTTGGAATAAAAACAGAG GGTTTGGAAGAAGGATGGTATGATGGAGGAAGCATTGCTTTTGCAGTTTTACTTGTCATTGTAGTTACAG CTGTCAGTGATTATCGGCAATCTCTTCAGTTTCAGAACTTGAACgcagaaaaacaaaatatacaaCTGGAG GCCATAAGAGGTGGTAGaacaataaaaatatcgatATTTGAAATTGTTGTTGGTGATGTACTGCCCCTTAAAATAGGAGATCAG GTTCCGGCTGACGGAGTTTTAATTACTGGTCACTCACTTGCCATTGATGAATCCAGTATGACTGGTGAAAGCAAGATT GTTCACAAGGATCAAAAAGCACCATTTTTAATGTCAGGTTGCAAAGTAGCAGATGGAGTTGGTTCTATGCTG GTAACTAGTGTTGGTATAAATACTGAGTGGGGATTGTTGATGGCAACTATCTCAGAGGATACTGGAGAAGAGACTCCATTACAG GTACGATTGAATGGAGTAGCAACTTTTATTGGTATCGTTGGGCTTACTGTAGCTGCAGCTGTTCTTGTAGTCCTCTTGGGAAG ATACTTTTCTGGCAATACGAAAGATTTAGATGGAAAAGTTCAATTTGTTGCTGGAGAGACTAGCATCAGCGATGCTGTAGATGCGAGCATCAAAATTTTTACCATTGCA GTAACAATTGTGGTTGTTGCAGTGCCAGAAGGTCTACCTTTAGCAGTTACCTTAAC CCTGGCATACTCGATGCGGAAGATGATGGCAGACAAAGCCTTG GTACGAAGGTTGTCAGCTTGCGAAACCATGGGATCTGCTACGACAATTTGCAGCGATAAAACTGGAACTTTGACCTTAAACCAG ATGACTGTAGTTGAGGCATATGTTGGGAGGAAGAAATTAAATCCACCAGATGACTCGTCAAAATTGCATTCAGAAGTTTTATCTCTGATAAATGAAGGCATAGCGCAAAATACAACAGGCAATATTTTTGTCCCTAAG GATGGTGGAGAGACAGAGGTTTCAGGATCTCCTACAGAGAAGGCAATTCTATCATGGGCTCTGAAG TTGGGAATGAATTTTGAACTTATCAGATCAAGTACAAAGATTATCCATGTCTTCCCCTTTAATTCTGAGAAAAAGCGAGGTGGTGTTGCTGTGAAACTG GCGGACTCTGGAGTGCATATACATTGGAAAGGAGCTGCTGAGATAGTTCTAGGAACATGTACCCAATATCTTGATTCAGATGGTCACCGGCAATCTATTGAAGAAGAGAAG GCATTCTTCAAGAAGGCAATTGATGACATGGCTGCTCAGAGCTTGCGTTGTGTTGCTATTGCATACAGATCATATGAATCGGACAAAATTCCATCTAAGGAGGAGGATTTAGACCAGTGGACCTTACCCGAACACGAGCTTGTTTTGGTTGCTATTGTTGGAATAAAg GATCCTTGCCGCCCTGGAGTCAAAGAAGCTGTGAGATTATGTACTGAGGCTGGTGTTAAG GTACGCATGGTTACTGGGGACAATCCTCAAACAGCAAAAGCAATAGCTTTGGAGTGTGGAATACTGGTTTCAACTGAAGATGCAGTCGAGCCAAATGTAATTGAAGGAAAGACATTCCGTCAATTCTCTGAAAAGGAAAGGGAAGAAGTTGCTAAGAAAATAACT gtGATGGGAAGATCATCTCCAAATGACAAGCTTTTGCTTGTGCAAGCACTACGTAAAGGAGGTGAAGTTGTTGCTGTCACAGGAGATGGAACTAATGATGCCCCTGCTCTTCATGAG GCAGATATTGGTCTTTCTATGGGTATCCAAGGAACTGAAGTTGCAAAAGAAAGCTCAGATATTATAATCTTGGATGATAACTTTGCATCAGTAGTAAAG GTTGTTCGCTGGGGTCGTTCTGTTTATGCAAATATTCAGAAATTTATTCAGTTCCAACTCACTGTAAATGTTGCTGCTCTTGTTATAAATGTTGTGGCAGCGGTATCTGCCGGTGAGGTTCCTTTAAATGCAGTACAG CTTCTGTGGGTTAACCTTATTATGGACACACTTGGGGCACTTGCTCTGGCTACCGAGCCACCGACTGACAGCCTTATGCACAGATCACCAGTTGGCCGAAG GGAACCTCTTATAACGAATATCATGTGGAGGAACTTGTTCGTAcag GCTCTTTATCAAGTGATTGTTCTTCTGGTTCTTAACTTTGGTGGTGAAAGTATTCTACGTCAAGATTCTAGGACTCATACCTTACAAGTGAAGAATACTTTAATTTTCAACGCATTCGTCCTGTGCCAA ATATTCAATGAATTCAATGCTCGAAAGCCGGAAGGAATGAATGTCTTCAAGGGAGTGACTAAGAACCGTCTCTTCATGGGAATTGTTGGAATGACCTTTATACTTCAG ATAATCATCATCGAGTTCCTTGGGAAGTTCACAACGACAGTGAGGCTTAATTCGATGCAGTGGCTTGCTTGTCTTTGTATTGGGCTGTTCAG CTGGCCACTTGCAATACTTGGAAAATTAATTCCAGTTCCCAAAACACCATTGTCACGATGCGTCTTGAAGGTGTTTAGGCGCTTGAAGAAATCTAGGACTGCATAA
- the LOC123899862 gene encoding E3 ubiquitin-protein ligase MARCHF2-like — MQLASNTDKDDDDDECSESQPILNHQDSSSFSCEIIPANTDDDDDDDDDIENVPVDDSSHLLNADHPQCRICLDLGGEDLIAPCHCKGTQKYVHRSCLDNWRSTKEGFAFSHCTECRAVFILRANVPKDRWWLRLKFQFLVARDHAFIFIIVQLVVAFLGVLIYKFYGDELREMFGYEEHPYGFYTMAVLAIILVGLLYGFFIAIICGQRINERHYHVLAKQELTKEYVVEDREHVKNVPELDPSHVTELRMLGLY, encoded by the exons ATGCAATTAGCTTCAAACACTGAcaaggatgatgatgatgatgaatgttcAGAAAGCCAACCCATCTTGAATCACCAAGACTCCTCCTCCTTTTCCTGTGAAATTATTCCTGCCAAcactgatgatgatgatgatgatgatgatgatatagAGAATGTTCCCGTTGACGACTCTTCTCATCTTCTAAATGCAGATCACCCGCAATGCCGAATATGCCTTGATCTTGGAG GAGAAGACTTAATTGCCCCTTGCCATTGCAAAGGTACCCAAAAGTATGTCCACAGATCATGTCTGGATAATTGGAGGTCTACCAAG GAGGGCTTTGCTTTTTCTCACTGTACAGAGTGCAGAGCTGTCTTCATATTACGAGCAAATGTCCCAAAAGATCGGTGGTGGTTGAGGTTGAAATTTCAGTTCCTTGTTGCCAGAGATCATGCATTCATTTTCATCATTGTTCAACTG GTTGTTGCTTTCTTGGGAGTGCTTATTTACAAATTCTATGGAGATGAACTTAGAGAAATGTTTGGTTATGAAGAACATCCATATGGATTTTATACAATGGCTG TTCTCGCCATTATTTTGGTGGGTTTGCTCTATGGCTTCTTTATAGCGATAATATGTGGCCAAAGAATCAATGAACGCCACTACCATGTTCTTGCGAAACAAGAACTGACAAAG GAATATGTGGTAGAAGATCGAGAACATGTAAAGAATGTGCCTGAACTCGACCCCAGCCATGTGACAGAACTAAGGATGTTGGGCCTTTACTAG
- the LOC123899860 gene encoding calcium-transporting ATPase 9, plasma membrane-type-like isoform X3, translated as MSKNQNISALQQYGGVKGLSDSLKSDLDKGISGDDVDLSRRKNAFGTNTYPRKKGRSLWRFLWEAWQDLTLIILIIAAAVSLVLGIKTEGLEEGWYDGGSIAFAVLLVIVVTAVSDYRQSLQFQNLNAEKQNIQLEAIRGGRTIKISIFEIVVGDVLPLKIGDQVPADGVLITGHSLAIDESSMTGESKIVHKDQKAPFLMSGCKVADGVGSMLVTSVGINTEWGLLMATISEDTGEETPLQVRLNGVATFIGIVGLTVAAAVLVVLLGRYFSGNTKDLDGKVQFVAGETSISDAVDASIKIFTIAVTIVVVAVPEGLPLAVTLTLAYSMRKMMADKALVRRLSACETMGSATTICSDKTGTLTLNQMTVVEAYVGRKKLNPPDDSSKLHSEVLSLINEGIAQNTTGNIFVPKDGGETEVSGSPTEKAILSWALKLGMNFELIRSSTKIIHVFPFNSEKKRGGVAVKLADSGVHIHWKGAAEIVLGTCTQYLDSDGHRQSIEEEKAFFKKAIDDMAAQSLRCVAIAYRSYESDKIPSKEEDLDQWTLPEHELVLVAIVGIKDPCRPGVKEAVRLCTEAGVKVRMVTGDNPQTAKAIALECGILVSTEDAVEPNVIEGKTFRQFSEKEREEVAKKITVMGRSSPNDKLLLVQALRKGGEVVAVTGDGTNDAPALHEADIGLSMGIQGTEVAKESSDIIILDDNFASVVKVVRWGRSVYANIQKFIQFQLTVNVAALVINVVAAVSAGEVPLNAVQLLWVNLIMDTLGALALATEPPTDSLMHRSPVGRREPLITNIMWRNLFVQALYQVIVLLVLNFGGESILRQDSRTHTLQVKNTLIFNAFVLCQIFNEFNARKPEGMNVFKGVTKNRLFMGIVGMTFILQIIIIEFLGKFTTTVRLNSMQWLACLCIGLFSWPLAILGKLIPVPKTPLSRCVLKVFRRLKKSRTA; from the exons ATGTCCAAGAATCAAAATATTTCTGCTTTACAACAATATGGAGGG GTTAAAGGCTTATCAGATTCTCTAAAATCAGATCTGGATAAAGGGATTAGTGGAGATGACGTTGATCTATCAAGGAGGAAAAATGCATTTGGAACTAATACATATCCTCGGAAAAAGGGTAGAAGTTTATGG AGGTTTCTATGGGAAGCTTGGCAAGATCTGACCCTTATAATATTGATTATAGCAGCAGCAGTATCATTAGTGCTTGGAATAAAAACAGAG GGTTTGGAAGAAGGATGGTATGATGGAGGAAGCATTGCTTTTGCAGTTTTACTTGTCATTGTAGTTACAG CTGTCAGTGATTATCGGCAATCTCTTCAGTTTCAGAACTTGAACgcagaaaaacaaaatatacaaCTGGAG GCCATAAGAGGTGGTAGaacaataaaaatatcgatATTTGAAATTGTTGTTGGTGATGTACTGCCCCTTAAAATAGGAGATCAG GTTCCGGCTGACGGAGTTTTAATTACTGGTCACTCACTTGCCATTGATGAATCCAGTATGACTGGTGAAAGCAAGATT GTTCACAAGGATCAAAAAGCACCATTTTTAATGTCAGGTTGCAAAGTAGCAGATGGAGTTGGTTCTATGCTG GTAACTAGTGTTGGTATAAATACTGAGTGGGGATTGTTGATGGCAACTATCTCAGAGGATACTGGAGAAGAGACTCCATTACAG GTACGATTGAATGGAGTAGCAACTTTTATTGGTATCGTTGGGCTTACTGTAGCTGCAGCTGTTCTTGTAGTCCTCTTGGGAAG ATACTTTTCTGGCAATACGAAAGATTTAGATGGAAAAGTTCAATTTGTTGCTGGAGAGACTAGCATCAGCGATGCTGTAGATGCGAGCATCAAAATTTTTACCATTGCA GTAACAATTGTGGTTGTTGCAGTGCCAGAAGGTCTACCTTTAGCAGTTACCTTAAC CCTGGCATACTCGATGCGGAAGATGATGGCAGACAAAGCCTTG GTACGAAGGTTGTCAGCTTGCGAAACCATGGGATCTGCTACGACAATTTGCAGCGATAAAACTGGAACTTTGACCTTAAACCAG ATGACTGTAGTTGAGGCATATGTTGGGAGGAAGAAATTAAATCCACCAGATGACTCGTCAAAATTGCATTCAGAAGTTTTATCTCTGATAAATGAAGGCATAGCGCAAAATACAACAGGCAATATTTTTGTCCCTAAG GATGGTGGAGAGACAGAGGTTTCAGGATCTCCTACAGAGAAGGCAATTCTATCATGGGCTCTGAAG TTGGGAATGAATTTTGAACTTATCAGATCAAGTACAAAGATTATCCATGTCTTCCCCTTTAATTCTGAGAAAAAGCGAGGTGGTGTTGCTGTGAAACTG GCGGACTCTGGAGTGCATATACATTGGAAAGGAGCTGCTGAGATAGTTCTAGGAACATGTACCCAATATCTTGATTCAGATGGTCACCGGCAATCTATTGAAGAAGAGAAG GCATTCTTCAAGAAGGCAATTGATGACATGGCTGCTCAGAGCTTGCGTTGTGTTGCTATTGCATACAGATCATATGAATCGGACAAAATTCCATCTAAGGAGGAGGATTTAGACCAGTGGACCTTACCCGAACACGAGCTTGTTTTGGTTGCTATTGTTGGAATAAAg GATCCTTGCCGCCCTGGAGTCAAAGAAGCTGTGAGATTATGTACTGAGGCTGGTGTTAAG GTACGCATGGTTACTGGGGACAATCCTCAAACAGCAAAAGCAATAGCTTTGGAGTGTGGAATACTGGTTTCAACTGAAGATGCAGTCGAGCCAAATGTAATTGAAGGAAAGACATTCCGTCAATTCTCTGAAAAGGAAAGGGAAGAAGTTGCTAAGAAAATAACT gtGATGGGAAGATCATCTCCAAATGACAAGCTTTTGCTTGTGCAAGCACTACGTAAAGGAGGTGAAGTTGTTGCTGTCACAGGAGATGGAACTAATGATGCCCCTGCTCTTCATGAG GCAGATATTGGTCTTTCTATGGGTATCCAAGGAACTGAAGTTGCAAAAGAAAGCTCAGATATTATAATCTTGGATGATAACTTTGCATCAGTAGTAAAG GTTGTTCGCTGGGGTCGTTCTGTTTATGCAAATATTCAGAAATTTATTCAGTTCCAACTCACTGTAAATGTTGCTGCTCTTGTTATAAATGTTGTGGCAGCGGTATCTGCCGGTGAGGTTCCTTTAAATGCAGTACAG CTTCTGTGGGTTAACCTTATTATGGACACACTTGGGGCACTTGCTCTGGCTACCGAGCCACCGACTGACAGCCTTATGCACAGATCACCAGTTGGCCGAAG GGAACCTCTTATAACGAATATCATGTGGAGGAACTTGTTCGTAcag GCTCTTTATCAAGTGATTGTTCTTCTGGTTCTTAACTTTGGTGGTGAAAGTATTCTACGTCAAGATTCTAGGACTCATACCTTACAAGTGAAGAATACTTTAATTTTCAACGCATTCGTCCTGTGCCAA ATATTCAATGAATTCAATGCTCGAAAGCCGGAAGGAATGAATGTCTTCAAGGGAGTGACTAAGAACCGTCTCTTCATGGGAATTGTTGGAATGACCTTTATACTTCAG ATAATCATCATCGAGTTCCTTGGGAAGTTCACAACGACAGTGAGGCTTAATTCGATGCAGTGGCTTGCTTGTCTTTGTATTGGGCTGTTCAG CTGGCCACTTGCAATACTTGGAAAATTAATTCCAGTTCCCAAAACACCATTGTCACGATGCGTCTTGAAGGTGTTTAGGCGCTTGAAGAAATCTAGGACTGCATAA